The Chloroflexota bacterium DNA window GTTTCTGTCTGGCACTCGCGGCGGCGCGACCTCGGTTTAATGGAGTCCTTCCAGGAGGTCGTCAGAGTTGCCCAAAAGACCGGGGTGAAGGCGCATTTCTCACACTACGCGGTGTCCGACCTGGAAAATAAGGGCAAATCGGTAGAAATGCTGGCGCTCATCGATGAAGCGCGAGCTAACGGCATTGACATCACCTTTGACAGCTACCCTTACATTGCCCAGAGCACGCTATTGCTTCTCTTCCTGCCACGCTGGGTACACGAAGGCGGACCGGACGCCATCCTAGAGAGGCTAAGCAATTCAGAAACAAAGGAAAAGATATGTACTGATATAAGGTCGAAAAATATTCCCTGGGATAAAGTCGTCCTGACCTGTGTGCCCTCGGCGAAGAACAGCATCTATGTTGGCCAGACCATACTTGGGGCTGCGGAGATGGCGGGCAAGGAGGTGGTCGAATTCGTCTGCGACCTGCTGCAGGAAGAGGAGCTGGCGGTGGGCCACCTTGGCCTTCTTGGCAACGAGGAGGACCTGCAGCGCATCATGAAGCACCCGTGCCACATGTCGGGCAGCGACGGCATCCTCGTCGGGGACAGGCCCAATCCCCGCGCCTGGGGTACTTTTCCGCGCTATATAGCGCGCTACAGTCGCGAACTGGGCGTGCTAAGCCTGGAGGAAGTTATCCGCCATATTGCAACAGCACCGGCGCAGCGCCTTGGTTTACACGACCGCGGCCTGGTAAAAGAAGGCCTGGCCGCCGACCTGGTGGTCTTCAACCCGGAGACAGTAGCTGATAAAGCCACCTTTGAAGAGCCAAAGCAGTACCCGGTCGGCATTGACTACGTGCTGGTCAATGGTACGGTGGTTGTGGATAAGGGGAAACATACGGGGGTGCTGAAGGGGCGGGCTCTGCTTAACATTAATTGACACTTATGTTAAAATATAAAGCTTGAGCGGAGGAGTGTAGCTCAGTTTGGTAGAGCAGCGGTCTCCAAAACCGCCGGTCGGGGGTTCGAGTCCTCCCACTCCTGCCAGTAAGAGTGTGCCGAGGTGGCGGAACTGGTAGACGCGCTAGCTTGAGGGGCTAGTGAGCGCAAGCTCGTGGGGGTTCAAATCCCCCCTTCGGCACCAATTGAATAAGCGGAAGTGGCTCAGTGGTAGAGCATCTCCTTGCCAAGGAGAGGGTCGCGAGTTCGAATCTCGTCTTCCGCTCCAGAGGCGACGTAGCCAAGTGGATAAGGCGGGGGTCTGCAAAACCCCTATTCACCGGTTCGAATCCGGTCGTCGCCTCCAATTTTTTCTAGCTCAATAAGAATTGAAAGAAGCGATTTTCTCCAGCGGCTCCCGGTCGTGCGTAGACTTCACCTTTTTTCTATCGTAGTAGCCCACAGCAATCAGGATGTCTATCTTTTTCCCTTTCGGAATACCGAGCACCTGCTTCACCGCTGATTCTTTGAACCAGCCTATCCAGCAGGTACCGAGTCCCAGCTCTTCCGCCTGCAGGACAAAATGCTCGCCGGCGATGCCGATGTCAATGAGATAGTACCTTGTCCCCCGGAACATGCCGCCGATGCGGGCCAGGAACCTGCCTTTCTCCGAGACAATGACAACGATAACCGGCGCCTGTTTACAGAAGGCGTTGATGAAATACATGCCGCGGAAAGCTCTTTCACACAGCCTTTTTTTCAGTTCTGGCTCGTCAACGACGATGAACTTCCATGGCTGCGAATTGCAGGCGGAGGGAGCTGCCCGTGCCGCTTCCAGGCACATCATGATTTTTTCCCGTTCCACGGGTTTTTCCAGGAAACGGCGAACGCTTTTCCGCTGTTTTATCAGGTCAAAAAGTGTCATAACGTGCCTACGGTATACCCAGTATGAGGCCGATGGGACAGTGGTCGGAGCCCATAACCTCGGGCAGGGTGAACGCCTCGTTGATAAAGGGCAGCAGGTTTTCAGTGACGAAAAAGTAGTCCAGCCGCCAGCCGACATTCCTTTCCCTAGCTTTTGTTTTGTAGTCCCACCAGGTATACTGGTCCGGCTCCGGGTGGAAATGGCGAAACGTATCTACATAGCCATGAGCGACCAGCTTATCCAGCCAGGCCCGCTCCATGGGCAGAAATCCGGAAATTTTCTCGTTTTCCTTGGGCCGGGCGATGTCAATCTCTTTGTGCGCCGTGTTGAAATCGCCGCAGATAATAAGTCGGTCGCCCCTTTGCCGCATGGGCTCAACGAAGTCGAAGAAGGCGTCGTAGAAGTCCATCTTGTATTTAAGCCGTATGGCATCCTTCTTGCCATTGGGGAAATACACATTGAACAGCGTAAATTCAGGGTACTCGCTGATGATGACCCTGCCCTCAACGTCAAATTCGGCAACGCCGATGCTGGTTTGAATACCTGTTGGCTTCCCTTTGGTAAAGGTGGCCACGCCGCCATAGCCCTTCCGTTCCGGGTAGTTCCAGTAAACCTGGTAGTTTCCGGGTTCGCGCAGGCCAGCATCAAGCTGGTCCGGTGTGGCCTTGGTTTCCTGAAGACAGAGGATATTCGGCGACTCTTTATCCAGCCATTCGATGAAACTGTGCCTCTGCGCTGCCCTGACGCCGTTCACGTTCCAGCAGAGAATTTTGAACTTTTTCACCACACCTCTCCACCCAGAACCTTGAGCTTTAGCCTATCGATTTTTCAATCTCGTCTACTTTTTGCGGGGTCATGGGCAGCTCCGCGTTTTCCAGCACCGAGGTAAGCATGCGCAGGTTATCATTGGAGACGATGTTTTCCGTGGACGCTTCAATGCACAGTCTTTCGCCGGGCACCGTGTCCCGAAGCAGATTCAGTGCGTGTTTCCTGGTAGCCTCCGGCCCCATCATGTATACCGAGCCCGGGAAACCCACCCAGATTACTTTGTCCGGCCAGCAGGCAAGCGCTTCCCCGATGGAAAGGTCGCCCATTGGCGGCGGTGTCAACGCCTCGATAATGTCCAGCGGGGTTTTCGCAATCAGGTCTTTGAGCACCCCCACCCTGCCGTCCATATGACTGGCCAGCAGCTTGCCGTGCTTATGGCAGATTTTGGCCATTTTTTCGTACTCGGGCATGAAGTATTTCTCAAAGAGCCTCGGGTTGACCAGCACCCCATCGATGTTATCACCGCACCAGGTGATGTCCGCCGGCGATTTGGCGCCTATCTCGTACATTGCCTCGCGGCTCTTGGCAATAGCCTGATACAAATCCTCCACCAGGTCCGGATACTTGGCATGATGAATGAAAAATCTGCCCCCCTCACTCCCTACCCAGTCGATCATCAGTGTCTGCATCGGCTGGTGCGGCTGAATGTCCATGACGATGCCTTCATCGCCCAGCCAGTTCTTGGCCTGCTCAAGGGGGTAGTAGTCGGCAATATATTCGGTATGCTCCACGATGTATTTCACAACCCCATAGTCTTCCGGTTCTTTTATCAGGCGCGCAGTATGCCAGGGTGTTATGTCATTCCAGCCGCGCATACCATGCCATTGACCCGTGCCAGGTGCCCTCATCTCATCCTGGTAAACCGTCCCCACCGGTGTGGAAAAAACACGGTGGTACACCGTCTTCCCGTCTTTTTTCAGCCACTGTTCTGTGATATCCACGTCATGAATCTTCACCACATAACTGGGCCTTGCCCAGCTGATTCCCATCCCCCGGTTGCGACACTCACGCTCGGCCCAGCCGGTCTGCATATGACGCCAGTTGTGGAAGAAGGGCAACCTGTCCACGCGCTCCCGGTGGCTGGCCTTCAAAATCCTCTCTCGACGTGTCATCTCGGCCATTCTAGTTCCTCCTCTCCTGAGAACTGACCCATTCCACACACTTCTTAACGCCTTCCAGGGCATTGACCGCCTTGTGGTCAGCGCCGATGCTGGCAGCGAACTCCTCCGTTACCGGTGTGCCACCGAGAATAACCTTGACCTTTTCCCTCATGCTGCTCGCTTTCAGCGCCTCGATTACCTCGCCCATTTTGGGCATGGTGAGCGTGAGCAGCGCCGACATCCCCACAATTGACGGCTGGTGCTCCTTTATGGCGGTGATTATCTTTTCCGTGGCGACATCAACGCCCAGGTCAATCACTTCGAAACCCTGCACCCGCAGGAGGCTGGTGACGATATTCTTGCCCAGGTCATGGTGGTCTCCTTCCACGGTAGCGATTACCACCTTGCCCAGTTTGCTGGCGCTCTCGCCTTTGATGAACGGCGTCACCACCTTTACCCCTTCTCTCATCACCTCCGCCGCCACCACGAGCTCGGAAAGGAAATATTCACCCTTTTCAAACTTGTCGCCCACAATTGCCATGCCCGGAACCATGCCCTCATTAATGGCCTTATTCGGGTCGATGCCGGCTTCCATGGCCTCTCCGGCTGCCTTGGCTACCCCATCGAAATCAAGGCTGATGATGCTCTCCTTCAGTGCTGCCAAATACTTATCTTCACCCAATGACTGCCTCCTGAATCGATAGAATTACGCCTATGTTAACTTCAGTTTAGCTTACTGCCAAATCAAAGCGCACTGCGGTATATCTTTTCCACGTCCGCTTCGGTCAGGTCGCGCGGATTGGGGACAAAAAGGCGACTCTGCTTCATGCCGCCGGCCACGAGCCTGGGGAGGTCATCAGCCGAGATGCCGCAGGCGCCCAATTTGTCGGGTATGCCGATATCTTCAAGCAACCGATGCAGCCTGATAACGAGGCGTTCTGCCGCCTGGAAATCGGACAGGCCATCGGTTATTTCTCCCATCGCCTGTGCAATGCGGGCATATTTGTTCAAATCGCCCGTTTTATTGTAATCGACCACGTAGGGCAGCATGATGGCATTGGTCCGGCCGTGCGACATATGATACTCGGTATCCAGCACATAGGCCAGCGCGTGAACCGCCCCCACCCCACCGCTGCCGAATGCCAGCCCGGCCACCGTTGCCCCCAGCGACATGTTATATCTGGCTTCCACATTCTCCGCCTTGGCGTAAGCTACCGGCAAGTTCTCGCCAATCAAGCGGATAGCCTCCAGGGCCAGAACATCGCCGAAGGGAGTTGAAGTGCGGGAAACATATGTCTCCACAGCATGGGTCAGTGCGTCCGCGCCAGTATCTGCCGTCAACTTCGGTGGCATGGATAAGGTGAGCAGCGGGTCAACAATAGCTACATCGGCCAGATTATAATAGCTGAAAATGACTTTCTTATCATTATCTTCCTCGTCGGTTACCACAAACACCCAGGTGACTTCGCTGCCGGTGCCTGCCGTGGTGGGTATTAAGATTTTAGGGATTCCGGCGCGGGGAACCATCTCCCTGCCAACATAATCAAGCACCTTGCCGCCATTGGTGGCCACTATGGAAGCGCCCTTGGCAACGTCCAGCGAGCTGCCCCCACCCACCCCGATGATAATATCATAATGGTTTTCATTGACTTCCCTGGCACATTCATCCACCACGCGGGCCGGCGGCTCGGCCTCCACGCGGTCAAATATCCCGTAGTCTATTTTCAATGTTTTGAGCGATTCCTCAACTCCGGCGGTCAGACCGCTCTTAATCACCCCGGCATCGGTAACGATGAGCGCCTTTCCGGAACCCATCTTTTCCACCTCGGCGCCAACCTGAGATACGGTCCCATTACCGAAAATGATTTTATTAGGGGAACGGAAGATGTTCACTTTATTCATAATTCTGTCCATAGCTATTCAACGGGGCTGAACCCGGTCACGTGATAGATATATCGCGATGGAAACCCGCTCACCGCCCGGTTCACCTTCTTTTTCAGATGACACTTGCTTTTGCGCCTGTCCTCAAACTCGATTTCAAACACATCGCCTTCGTTGAGGGACACGTAGTCGACGAGGGTCAGTTCCCCCCACCAGTTGGCCGCCGCCGGATGCTCAAAAACGTGATAATTAACATCGGCAACAAACTCGCTATCGCCCAGTTTGTACAGTTTGCCTATAGCCACATTATCGCCCAGAATTGATTGAAGCTTATGGCTATATTAACTTACGGCAGATTGAGGTGTCAATCACGGTGGTAGAGAGATATACACGGTCGGTAAGGTTTGAAGATAGTTTGAAGCTTTATTCGGCGGTAGTGTCGTAATCTAGCTTTCAAATCGAATTCCAGCTTTCGATGCCTTTACTTTTAAATAGTTTACGAAAGCGGAACATGCAACAAGCATAAACTTGGCATCTTCGAAATCTAATTCGGGGTCGTCCATCAATTTGTGGCGTATACCGTCTTCATCGCTAGTCCAACCATACAGATGGTTGAACGCGTTATTTAAAGACGGGTGTATGCTAACTTTCCCTTGTCTTCGTATCTTGCCAAGAGCATCGCCTAACGTTGCTTTAGGATTGTCTGTTATAGTAGCACAAATTGTTTCAACCGCGCTAATTGATTCCTTGATTGAATTTCGATAGTCAGGCGATTTTCTATCAGATAGCAACTCTAACGCCCTTTTCAAATGTACAACCGTTCCTGATGGTTGCGAAACTTTAAGCGCATCTTCGATTTCTGCTATTTCTTCTTCAGCCGTTATTTGTGCTATCTTACCGCCAACAAACCTATATCCAGCTAATTCGCGCTTTAGAATGCGATTGCATTCATCCATGAACTCCTCATTAGTGGATGTATAGGCAAAATTATCTGCAACAAACTGTATAAAGTCGTATACTTCGTTCCAGTCGCAACTAAAAAAGTAGTCACGTAATTCGTGGTACACATGATGCCAACTGCTTCTTGGTATTGTATCTGTTGGCACTTTGAAATATTCATCCCAAATTCTATCCATTAGAAGATAAAGCCCTGTATGTCTGTCTAGATAGGCTTTTTCATTTTTAGACCAGTAGTAATTATCAAGCAAGTTCCATAGACAATTCCGCAAACTTTCATCAATAGATTCAATTTGCATATTGCTTCTGACTTGTTTATATCCGTACCTGTAAGAAAATAAATCACTCATATATGGAATTTTACCACATCTGAAATAATGAATTTACCGCCCGCGTTTAAGCGCCAGATATATACCGCCTCATAAGCAAACCAGTCCTTCTTCTTGACGCCCACCCTACCACCTATTACAATAACTTTATACGTGCCGGGGTGGCGGAATTGGCAGACGCAGCGGACTTAAAATCCGCCGGAGCAATCCTTGTGGGTTCGAGTCCCACCCTCGGCACCATTATTAAGGCCAATGATGCCCTGGTTATTTATACTGCTGGGTTATCTCCTCGGCGCCATCCCCACCGCCTACCTTGCCGGACATATGGTCAAGCACGTTGACATCCGTCAGGTGGGCGACCAGAATATGGGCGCCGCCAATGCCTACCGTCACCTGGGCCCCAAGACGGGAATTATCGTCGGGCTGGTCGGCTTCACGCACTTCATCAGGACAAGACGACAGATACCGCACCGCGTATAAAAGGGGGTACATTTGGTCAAGAAAGAAAGAAAGGGTTTAGTCCAGGTCTTCACCGGCAACGGCAAAGGCAAGACTTCCGCCGCACTTGGCTCAATACTTCGAGCCACCGGCCACGGTCTCAAGGTCTTCATTGTCTTTTTCATGAAGGGGAAATACCCCTACGGCGAGTTCAGTTCCCTGCCCAAACTGCCGAACGTAGAGGTGGCCAGCTTTGGCCTCAGGTGCCTTATTGACCGCAACAATATTAACCCTGAGGAAATAAAACAGGCGGAGCTGGCCTTGCAGACGGCCCGCGAGGCGATGCTGAGCGGGAAATACGACATGGTGGTTCTCGATGAGGTCAATGTTGCCGTTTACTTCAAGCTCATACCGCTTGACGACGTAATCAAACTCATTGAGGAAAAACCGCCGGAAGTGGAGCTCATTTTAACCGGCCGCTATGCCGAAGGCGCAGTTATCGAGCGCGCCGACCTCGTTACCGAGATGATAAAAGTAAAACATCCGTACGACCGGGGAGTGAAAGCGCGGAAGGGCATTGAATATTAATGAAGTAGGCAGAGCGGTTCATTGCCCTTGACTGAGTTAACCATCAGCGATAATATTAAATTGTAATATTCTGTAACATGGGGGTGAGATTATGGCTGTTTATGTGATGCTAAGTACATTAACCGACGAGGGGAGAAAAACGCTCAAGTCAAATCCGAAGAGACTCCAGGAAGTAAACAAGGAAGTTGAATCCATGGGCGTCAAGATACTGGCCCAATACGCCCTTCTGGGACCGTACGATTTCATCAATATCCTTGAAGCCCCGGACAACAAGGCCATATCCAGAATAGCCATTGAACTCGGCTCAAGGGGCACACTTCAGACAATGACTATGGCCGCTATGTCGGTCGAGGACCTCACCGGGTAACAGCCGGGAGTTTGCTGGAGTTATTTTGCGTCCCAAGCTTCTCCTCGGAACCAATAACCGGGCCAAGGTGCGCGAGTATCGGAGCCTGCTTCCCAACATTGATTACGAAATAGTGACCATGGTCGAACAGGGTATCTCAGTTGAGGTTGAGGAAGTAGGCGAAAGTATGGAGGAAAATGCCTGCTTGAAGGCGACGGTCATCGCGGAAAAGAGCCGGTTGCTTACTCTGGCCGATGATTCAGGACTGGAAGTGGATGCGCTGGGTGGGGAACCGGGGAGGCTTTCCGCCCGTTACGCCGGCGAAAACGCAACCGATACGGAGCGTGTTGAATACCTTTTAAAGCGAATGAATGGCATACCCTGGGAGGACAGGGCCGCCCGTTTTCGCTGCGTGATTGCCCTGGCAACGCCTGATGGGAGAGTGGAGCTATGCGCCGGCGAATGCCCCGGCTTCATTACATTTGAACCTCGCGGTGAGCACGGTTTCGGCTACGACCCCATTTTCTATCTGCCCGAGCTGGATAAAACCATGGCTGAACTCTCCCTCGCGCAAAAAAATAAAATCAGCCACCGCGGTCAGGCTGCAAAGAAGGCAGCACAGGCCCTGCGAAATATGGTATCTTAATTAATAGCTTCGTCTTTACGGGAGACATAGCATTATATGACCGGACTTTCTGACTCGTTTCAGCGCCCCATAGACTATCTGCGCATCTCGGTCACCGACCGTTGCAACCTGCGCTGTGTCTACTGCATGCCCACTGAGGGCATCGACCTGCTGGCACACGAAGATATCCTGAGCTATGAGGAGATATACCGGGTTGCCACAGCCGCGGCCGAACTGGGTATCAATAAGGTGCGAATTACCGGCGGGGAACCGCTGGTACGCATCGGCCTCTCCAGCCTCGTCGGGATGCTGGCACAGATAGAAGCCATAGACGACATTGCCCTCACCACCAACGGCATTCTGCTGGCCCGGTACGCCGACGAGTTGAAGGCAGCCGGACTGCGCCGGGTGAACATCAGCCTGGATACACTCAAACCAGATAAGTTCAGACTTATCACCCGCGGCGGCGACCTTGATGACGTGCTGGAGGGCATAGAGGCCGCCAATACCGCCGGACTTAACCCGATTAAGATTAACGCGGTGGTTATGGCCGGGAGCAACGATGACGAGTTGCTCGACTTTGCCCGCAAAACGGTCGATGAGGGATGGCACGTCCGCTTCATCGAACACATGCCTTTCAACAGTGAAATGGCCAGTTCGTCTTTCGTTTCGGTCAACGAGGTACGGGAGCGTCTGGCTTCGCTTGGTGAGCTAGAGCCCTGCACGTTCAAAGGCAACGGGCCGGCGAAATACTATCGCCTGCCTCAGGCGAAGGGCACCATCGGCTTCATCACGCCGATAAGCGAGCATTTCTGCTTTCACTGCAACCGTCTCCGCCTCACCGCCGATGGCAGGCTCCGGCCCTGCTTGCTGAGCGAACAGGAAATTGACCTGCGCCAGCCGCTGCGCCAGGGGATATCCGCCGAAGAGCTGAAAAAATTGATAAAAAGAGCGGTGGACAGCAAGCCGCGGAAACACAGACTTGCGGAAGGGCTGGTGCCAAAAGATAGGCCTTTCTCCCAGGTGGGGGGTTAATTATGAAAAAACTGACCCATATGGACGAATCAGGTCGTCCCAAAATGGTTGATATCACGGAAAAGCCAGACACCCACCGACAGGCGGTCGCCAGGGGCCTGGTGAGGATGCAGCCGGACACCCTTGAACTGATTAAAAAGGGGCGGATGGCAAAAGGAGACGTGCTTGCCGTAGCCCAGCTCGCCGGGATAATGGCCGCCAAACAGACGCCAGACCTGATACCGCTCTGCCATCCCCTCCTTATCGGCGATGTCGGAATCGAGTTCAATATCGATGAGAAGGAAAGCACTGTGGAAATCACGGCTACCGTAGAGAGTACCGGAAAAACCGGCGTCGAGATGGAAGCACTCACCGCCACCGCTGTCGCCGCCCTCACCATCTACGATATGTGTAAAGCGGTTGACCGGGGCATGAGGATAGAAAATATCCGCCTGGTGAGGAAAAGCGGCGGGAAAAGCGGCACCATAACCCTTGAATAGAACCGATAATTGTTATATACTATTGCACCATAGCATTAATTGGGGGTAATAATCATGAAGTTATCATGTCTGCAGGAGAACCTTAACCGGGGACTCAACATAGTAGGGAGAGCGGTTGCCGCCCGGACCACTCTGCCCATTACCAATAATATCCTTCTCACCACCGACCAATCTCGCCTCAAGCTCGCTGCCACCAACCTGGAAATGGCCATCACCTGCTGGATTGGTGCCAAGATAGAAGAAGAAGGTGCCATCACCGTTCCCGCCCGACTGCTCACCGAGTTCATCAGTTCCCTGCCCAACGATAAGATAGACATCAGCCTTTCGCCCCGCACCAAGACCCTGGAACTGAAATGTGCCCGCTTTGAGGCGCGCATATCCGGGGTCGATGCCAAGGACTTCCCGCCAATACCCAAGGTTGAGGAGGGAGTCACCACCAAGGCAGAGGTTGAGGCTTTCCAGCAGGGCATCAATCAGGTCGTCTTCGCCGCTGCTACAGAGGAGTCGCGACCGGTGCTCACCGGCGTTGATGCCCAGTTCAAGGATGATGTGCTTACCCTGGCGGCGGCTGATGGTTTCAGGCTGGCCGTCTTCCACCTGCCGCTCGCTGCGCCGGTAGAAGAGCCGGCCGAGGTCATTGTCCCCGCCCGCACACTCGCTGAGTTGAACCGCCTGATGGCCGACCAGGAGGAACCGGTTGAAATAACGGTAAATCCCAACAAGAGTCAGGCTTTGTTTCGTCTGAAAGATATTGAGCTGGTATCACAGCTCGTCCAGGGGACATTCCCCAATTACACACAGCTCATCCCTCAGAGCTCCAATACGCGTATGGTAGTCAGCGTCGACGAATTCCTGAGAGCAACGAAGACGGCTTCAATCTTCGCCCGCGATGGCAGCGGCATTGTTCGCCTTGTCATCACCCCGGGCGCCGCCAAAACGCCGGGCAAACTGACCGTTTCCGCACGCTCCGAAGAGATAGGTGATGACGTTGGGGAAATCGATGCCACAGTTGAAGGTGAGGAGTCCAAGATTGCTTTTAACGGGAAATACCTCACCGAAGTCCTCAGCGTCCTTCACGAGACGCAGGTAGCTCTGGAAACAACCAACCCCTCAAGCCCCGGGGTCATCCGCCCCATAGGCGTGGACAACTATCTCCACGTTGTCATGCCGATGTTTGTCCAGTGGTGATGTAGTAATAGTCTTAAAAAAAGAGGGGGCATCATTGCTCCCCTTTCTATTTAACATTCTGACGAAATGTTCAATAGAAAGAAGCTCTTGGACAAGGACAACTCAACTACTTAAAGTGTTCATTACTATTGGATTAAGCTTTTACTCTAAGGGCTACGAATATAATACCTGGTCCAGCGTGAGCCCCTAATGCAGGTCCCAGTCTAACTAATCGAATCTTCTCTTTGGAGAATATAGAATCCATACGCTCAGCTAGAGTCTGCGCTTCATCAGGCGTGGTACTATACACGATGGACAAATCCTCAATACCTGTGGTCTTTTTCACAAAGTCAACCAATCGTTCTATACCATCAGCACGTTTGCGAACCTGACCGGCCGACTCCAGTTCTCCGTCTTTCATCGTTAACATTGGCTTCACTGCCAATATTGAGCCTAGAAGCGCCCTTGTCTTACCAATGCGGCCACCTCGAGCCAGATATTTTAACGTATCAAGAAGACCGAGCAAACGGATACCGGGAATAATCCGTTTTACCTCTTCCGTCACCTGCGGTAAATCCTTTCCAGACTTGGTAATGGAGTTAGCCGCCATAACCAGCATTCCCAGGCCCATTGTCACCAACTTAGAGTCTACAACCTCAATTGGACACTCTGTTTCTACGAGTTCTTTGCCCCGTTGCGCTGAGTTACAGGTGGCGCTGATTTTACTGGAGATGTGAATGGAAATAATCCCGTCAGCGTCTTGAGACAGCTTCTCGTAGACACTGGCAAAATCACGCGGTGTTGGCGGTTCGGTGCTGGGATGAGCAGGGTCACTTATTAACCTCTGGTAAAATTCGTCTTCACTGATGTCCACCCGGTCACGGTAAACTTCACCGCCAAATTTAACGTAGACCGGCACCACGGTAATACCCAGCTCCTCTGCCAGTCCAGGTGGCAGGTCAGCAGTACTGTCGGTAACAATCTTGATTTTCATCAATCATTATCTCCCTTAATGTTTTAGCTGCTACAAGCCTCTGGATTAAAGCATATTACACTATTCATACGCCAGTGTTTCCCGCACGCTCATCTTGATAGCGCGGTATGCGGGTAACAGGCTGGCGACAACCGAGACAACCACCACGATTATGAACCAGGTAACGAGACCAATTGGTAGAAAGACGAAAACCAGGGGTTGGTCAATAATCATCTGTCCCAGCATAGCGTTGAAAAGCAGGGTCACCGGTATACTGAGGGGAATCGCTAACACCCAGCTGATGATTCCGATAAGCAGTCCCTCAATGAGGACGATACCACCCACCATGCTGTTGGAGGCGCCGATGGAGCGCATCACGCCAATCTCGCGGGTACGCTCCATCACGTTCAGGCTCATGATGCCGGCCAGCCCCAGCCCGCCAATCAGTGCCGACATAGCGGCCATTGCCATCAGAAACATAATCAGGAAATCGAACTGGCTGGCAATAGACCCGGCAAACTCAGCTATAGTGGACGACTGGCCAACCTTGATTCCGGCGTCTTTAAGACGCTGCTTAACGGCTTCTGCCTGCATGAATTGAGACTGTCCGTCTTTTTGTTCCGTACTGACACTCATCGTCACAGCCTGACCAGGATTCCCTCTGATTCGCGAAAGGTAGTTGAAATCGGCAAAGCCGACACCTTCCCAGGCCATCAGCATGATACCCGCTACTTTCCAGCGGTATTCCCTGTCATTTACCTCTACCACAATCTCGTCGCCAGCATGAACGTCCGACATCCATCTGGCCAATTCACTGGAGAGGACGATGGCATTCCGGTCATTTTCCTCCAGCCAGCGCCCCGAGAGCATAGTTGGCTGGATAAAGTCTGAATCAGGAGGCAGGCCGGTAACTTCAAACGAACCTCCTTTAGTCCCGTCCGGTTTGACACGCTTTACCCACAATGTCGTCCGGCCTTCCGCATGGACCACACCCGGCACCTCCTCGGCTCTGCGCTCAACCCCCTGGCTCGGATAACTGCCATCGA harbors:
- the dnaN gene encoding DNA polymerase III subunit beta; this encodes MKLSCLQENLNRGLNIVGRAVAARTTLPITNNILLTTDQSRLKLAATNLEMAITCWIGAKIEEEGAITVPARLLTEFISSLPNDKIDISLSPRTKTLELKCARFEARISGVDAKDFPPIPKVEEGVTTKAEVEAFQQGINQVVFAAATEESRPVLTGVDAQFKDDVLTLAAADGFRLAVFHLPLAAPVEEPAEVIVPARTLAELNRLMADQEEPVEITVNPNKSQALFRLKDIELVSQLVQGTFPNYTQLIPQSSNTRMVVSVDEFLRATKTASIFARDGSGIVRLVITPGAAKTPGKLTVSARSEEIGDDVGEIDATVEGEESKIAFNGKYLTEVLSVLHETQVALETTNPSSPGVIRPIGVDNYLHVVMPMFVQW
- the moaC gene encoding cyclic pyranopterin monophosphate synthase MoaC, translated to MKKLTHMDESGRPKMVDITEKPDTHRQAVARGLVRMQPDTLELIKKGRMAKGDVLAVAQLAGIMAAKQTPDLIPLCHPLLIGDVGIEFNIDEKESTVEITATVESTGKTGVEMEALTATAVAALTIYDMCKAVDRGMRIENIRLVRKSGGKSGTITLE
- the moaA gene encoding GTP 3',8-cyclase MoaA, with the protein product MTGLSDSFQRPIDYLRISVTDRCNLRCVYCMPTEGIDLLAHEDILSYEEIYRVATAAAELGINKVRITGGEPLVRIGLSSLVGMLAQIEAIDDIALTTNGILLARYADELKAAGLRRVNISLDTLKPDKFRLITRGGDLDDVLEGIEAANTAGLNPIKINAVVMAGSNDDELLDFARKTVDEGWHVRFIEHMPFNSEMASSSFVSVNEVRERLASLGELEPCTFKGNGPAKYYRLPQAKGTIGFITPISEHFCFHCNRLRLTADGRLRPCLLSEQEIDLRQPLRQGISAEELKKLIKRAVDSKPRKHRLAEGLVPKDRPFSQVGG
- a CDS encoding DegV family protein; amino-acid sequence: MKIKIVTDSTADLPPGLAEELGITVVPVYVKFGGEVYRDRVDISEDEFYQRLISDPAHPSTEPPTPRDFASVYEKLSQDADGIISIHISSKISATCNSAQRGKELVETECPIEVVDSKLVTMGLGMLVMAANSITKSGKDLPQVTEEVKRIIPGIRLLGLLDTLKYLARGGRIGKTRALLGSILAVKPMLTMKDGELESAGQVRKRADGIERLVDFVKKTTGIEDLSIVYSTTPDEAQTLAERMDSIFSKEKIRLVRLGPALGAHAGPGIIFVALRVKA